A single window of Sebastes umbrosus isolate fSebUmb1 unplaced genomic scaffold, fSebUmb1.pri scaffold_106_arrow_ctg1, whole genome shotgun sequence DNA harbors:
- the LOC119484216 gene encoding translation initiation factor IF-2-like has translation MGQRDEGQREEGQHEEGQRDEGQREEAQRKEGQREEGQREEGQREEGQREEGQGEEGQREEGQGKEGQREEGQGKEGQREEGQRKEGQREEGQREESQREEGQREEGQCEEGQGKEGQREEGQREEGQGKEGQGKEGQREEGQREEGQREEGQGKDGQREEGQGKEGQREEGQCKEGQREEGQREEGQGKEGQRKDVRDFDEGQIVLARRPGQSISRTAALVGCSRSAVVRTYQKWSK, from the coding sequence ATGGGCCAGCGTGATGAGGGCCAGCGTGAGGAGGGCCAGCATGAGGAGGGCCAGCGTGATGAGGGCCAGCGTGAGGAGGCCCAGCGTAAGGAGGGCCAGCGTGAGGAAGGCCAGCGTGAGGAGGGCCAGCGTGAGGAGGGCCAGCGTGAGGAGGGCCAGGGTGAGGAGGGCCAGCGTGAGGAGGGCCAGGGTAAGGAGGGCCAGCGTGAGGAGGGCCAGGGTAAGGAGGGCCAGCGTGAggagggccagcgtaaggaggGCCAGCGTGAGGAGGGACAGCGTGAGGAGAGCCAGCGTGAGGAGGGCCAGCGTGAGGAGGGCCAGTGTGAGGAGGGCCAGGGTAAGGAGGGCCAGCGTGAGGAGGGCCAGCGTGAGGAGGGCCAGGGTAAGGAAGGCCAGGGTAAGGAGGGCCAGCGTGAGGAGGGCCAGCGTGAGGAGGGCCAGCGTGAGGAGGGCCAGGGTAAGGATGGCCAGCGTGAGGAGGGCCAGGGTAAAGAGGGCCAGCGTGAGGAGGGCCAGTGTAAGGAGGGCCAGCGTGAGGAGGGCCAGCGTGAGGAGGGCCAGGGTAAggagggccagcgtaaggatgtgagggactttgacgagggccagatagtgctggctagacgaccgggtcagagcatctccagaactgcagctcttgtgggatgttcccggtctgcagtggtcaggacctaccagaaGTGGTCCAAGTAA